A region from the Rosa rugosa chromosome 6, drRosRugo1.1, whole genome shotgun sequence genome encodes:
- the LOC133713467 gene encoding uncharacterized protein LOC133713467, with product MHRSASWTRADEYYASSPSPAKGPSGLRMSVSFFQGSDSQLPIYDPPIAELAKKEKARVKFAENAVHVIPFVLLLCAFILWFFSNPDVDVRMKDPIAAKSIEGLTLEGEIENDSDGTQTGALPIVDLGLDTDPTKQTKYKR from the exons ATGCATAGATCGGCAAGTTGGACCAGGGCGGATGAGTACTATGCGTCGTCACCGTCGCCAGCAAAGGGCCCGTCGGGGCTGCGAATGTCGGTGTCATTCTTCCAAGGGAGTGATAGTCAGCTGCCGATTTATGATCCGCCCATAGCCGAGTTGGCCAAGAAGGAAAAGGCTCGCGTCAAGTTTGCCGAGAATGCTGTCCATGTTATCCCCTTTGTGCTTCTTCTATGCGCTTTCATTCTTTGGTTTTTCTCTAATCCAG ATGTAGATGTGAGGATGAAGGATCCAATAGCAGCAAAAAGTATTGAAGGACTGACATTAGAGGGGGAGATTGAGAACGATAGCGATGGCACTCAAACAGGAGCTCTACCCATTGTCGATTTGGGACTAGACACCGATCCAACAAAGCAAACCAAATATAAAAGATAG
- the LOC133717594 gene encoding GTP-binding protein YPTM2-like produces the protein MNPEYDYLFKLLLIGDSGVGKSCLLLRFADDSYLDSYISTIGVDFKIRTVEQDSKTIKLQIWDTAGQERFRTITSSYYRGAHGIIIVYDVTDQESFNNVKQWLSEIDRYASENVNKLLVGNKSDLTANKVVSYETAKAFADEIGIPFMETSAKNATNVEQAFMAMSADIKNRMATQPMNNARPPTVQIRGQPVNQNSGCCSS, from the exons ATGAATCCTGAATA TGATTACTTGTTTAAGCTTCTGCTGATTGGAGACTCCGGGGTTGGAAAGTCGTGTCTTCTTCTGAGGTTTGCT GATGATTCATATCTGGACAGCTATATCAGCACAATCGGAGTTGATTTT AAAATTCGCACTGTGGAGCAAGATAGTAAAACAATCAAACTTCAAATT TGGGACACTGCTGGACAAGAACGTTTTAGGACAATTACTAGTAGCTACTACCGTGGGGCACATGGCATTATA ATAGTCTATGATGTGACAGACCAAGAGAGCTTCAACAACGTGAAGCAATGGTTGAGTGAAATTGACCGTTATGCCAGTGAGAACGTAAACAAGCTTCTTGTTGGCAACAAGTCTGACCTCACTGCTAACAAAGTTGTGTCTTACGAAACAGCTAAG GCATTTGCTGATGAGATTGGGATCCCTTTCATGGAGACTAGTGCAAAAAATGCTACTAATGTGGAGCAGGCTTTTATGGCAATGTCTGCTGACATCAAGAATAG GATGGCAACTCAACCAATGAACAATGCGAGGCCACCAACAGTGCAAATTCGAGGACAACCTGTCAACCAGAATTCTGGCTGCTGCTCATCTTAA
- the LOC133718257 gene encoding probable transcription factor At5g61620 isoform X2, giving the protein MVKESARKCSHCGHNGHNSRTCNHIGHGVNNNNKGVCLKLFGVNIMERQDDSMKKSFSMGNLQSAGNGDQNNNINVGADDAGYLSDGLIHNKKRKAAHERKKGRPWTEEEHRVFLAGLKKLGKGDWRGIARNFVTTRTPTQVASHAQKYFLRQATNDKRKRRTSLFDLHFKELSEQYAHQDSPLSPTAKTAEASSSSSSPGSSSKVLPQITTTTNSQQASMPGQVLNRFPHLCLDSPPPVAQMPAASCSVPNYAPVIPYMVGMPGTVPYTAAMHYSSPTFHYMLKTQGGSFATCPPVISHPSGIPSSPKSLPSSPSMGVHRRNSSISKKDALELKIGQPQPSQGANLSSSSSGAIRVT; this is encoded by the exons ATGGTGAAGGAATCGGCACGAAAGTGTTCGCATTGCGGTCACAACGGGCACAATTCTAGGACCTGCAACCACATAGGGCATGGGGTTAACAATAACAACAAGGGGGTTTGTTTGAAGCTTTTTGGGGTGAACATAATGGAAAGACAGGACGATTCTATGAAGAAGAGTTTCAGCATGGGAAATCTCCAGTCTGCCGGAAACGGAGACCAAAACAACAACATCAATGTCGGAGCTGACGATGCTGGCTACCTCTCCGACGGCCTCATCCATAACAAGAAACGCAAAGCCGCccatgaaagaaaaaaag GGAGACCTTGGACTGAGGAAGAGCATAGAGTATTCCTAGCCGGATTGAAAAAGCTTGGGAAAGGCGATTGGAGAGGTATTGCAAGAAATTTTGTGACAACTAGAACCCCAACACAGGTTGCAAGTCATGCACAGAAGTACTTTCTTAGGCAGGCTACCAACGACAAGCGTAAACGAAGAACAAGTCTATTTGATTTGCACTTCAAAGAATTATCT GAACAATATGCTCATCAAGATTCTCCACTCTCACCGACAGCGAAAACAGCtgaagcttcttcttcttcttcatcaccagGTAGCAGCTCTAAAGTTCTGCCACAAATCACTACAACTACGAACTCGCAACAGGCAAGCATGCCAGGTCAGGTCCTGAACCGATTTCCACATCTATGCTTGGATAGCCCCCCACCTGTTGCTCAAATGCCTGCAGCATCTTGCAGTGTTCCTAATTACGCTCCAGTTATCCCATACATG GTAGGAATGCCTGGGACTGTACCATATACAGCAGCAATGCACTATAGCAGTCCAACTTTCCACTACATGCTTAAGACGCAGGGTGGTAGTTTCGCTACATGTCCACCGGTTATTTCTCACCCATCAGGGATTCCATCATCACCGAAGTCTCTCCCAAGCAGTCCGTCGATGGGAGTTCATCGTAGGAACTCGTCGATCTCTAAGAAGGATGCTTTAGAGCTTAAAATTGGGCAGCCACAACCATCTCAAGGAGCCAATTTGTCATCCTCTTCTTCTGGGGCAATCAGAGTCACATAG
- the LOC133718257 gene encoding probable transcription factor At5g61620 isoform X1, which translates to MVKESARKCSHCGHNGHNSRTCNHIGHGVNNNNKGVCLKLFGVNIMERQDDSMKKSFSMGNLQSAGNGDQNNNINVGADDAGYLSDGLIHNKKRKAAHERKKGRPWTEEEHRVFLAGLKKLGKGDWRGIARNFVTTRTPTQVASHAQKYFLRQATNDKRKRRTSLFDLHFKELSEQYAHQDSPLSPTAKTAEASSSSSSPGSSSKVLPQITTTTNSQQASMPGQVLNRFPHLCLDSPPPVAQMPAASCSVPNYAPVIPYMQVGMPGTVPYTAAMHYSSPTFHYMLKTQGGSFATCPPVISHPSGIPSSPKSLPSSPSMGVHRRNSSISKKDALELKIGQPQPSQGANLSSSSSGAIRVT; encoded by the exons ATGGTGAAGGAATCGGCACGAAAGTGTTCGCATTGCGGTCACAACGGGCACAATTCTAGGACCTGCAACCACATAGGGCATGGGGTTAACAATAACAACAAGGGGGTTTGTTTGAAGCTTTTTGGGGTGAACATAATGGAAAGACAGGACGATTCTATGAAGAAGAGTTTCAGCATGGGAAATCTCCAGTCTGCCGGAAACGGAGACCAAAACAACAACATCAATGTCGGAGCTGACGATGCTGGCTACCTCTCCGACGGCCTCATCCATAACAAGAAACGCAAAGCCGCccatgaaagaaaaaaag GGAGACCTTGGACTGAGGAAGAGCATAGAGTATTCCTAGCCGGATTGAAAAAGCTTGGGAAAGGCGATTGGAGAGGTATTGCAAGAAATTTTGTGACAACTAGAACCCCAACACAGGTTGCAAGTCATGCACAGAAGTACTTTCTTAGGCAGGCTACCAACGACAAGCGTAAACGAAGAACAAGTCTATTTGATTTGCACTTCAAAGAATTATCT GAACAATATGCTCATCAAGATTCTCCACTCTCACCGACAGCGAAAACAGCtgaagcttcttcttcttcttcatcaccagGTAGCAGCTCTAAAGTTCTGCCACAAATCACTACAACTACGAACTCGCAACAGGCAAGCATGCCAGGTCAGGTCCTGAACCGATTTCCACATCTATGCTTGGATAGCCCCCCACCTGTTGCTCAAATGCCTGCAGCATCTTGCAGTGTTCCTAATTACGCTCCAGTTATCCCATACATG CAGGTAGGAATGCCTGGGACTGTACCATATACAGCAGCAATGCACTATAGCAGTCCAACTTTCCACTACATGCTTAAGACGCAGGGTGGTAGTTTCGCTACATGTCCACCGGTTATTTCTCACCCATCAGGGATTCCATCATCACCGAAGTCTCTCCCAAGCAGTCCGTCGATGGGAGTTCATCGTAGGAACTCGTCGATCTCTAAGAAGGATGCTTTAGAGCTTAAAATTGGGCAGCCACAACCATCTCAAGGAGCCAATTTGTCATCCTCTTCTTCTGGGGCAATCAGAGTCACATAG
- the LOC133718826 gene encoding zinc finger CCCH domain-containing protein 54 yields MFNGYQFYDYVPVPVPVEQYFRNGHDTGFFSSDEFRMYSYKIKRCPRMRSHDWTDCPYAHRGEKAQRRDPRRYSYAAIVCPAFRNGVCYKGDACEYAHGVFEYWLHPARYRTRACNAGLLCTRKVCFFAHSSDQLRVPPPESTKSFKCRQHHNNYVYRPVGDHLLMSGANGATSVRSPERLATNNNVIVADRFSEFLSSLRALKLSDQEGNGGSGEVDMRVDENGLPETLEVDWVSELLQ; encoded by the coding sequence ATGTTTAACGGGTACCAATTCTACGATTACGTTCCTGTTCCGGTTCCCGTCGAGCAGTACTTCCGCAATGGCCATGACACCGGCTTCTTCAGCTCCGACGAGTTCCGGATGTACTCCTACAAAATCAAGCGCTGCCCGAGAATGCGCAGCCACGACTGGACCGACTGCCCCTACGCCCATCGCGGCGAGAAAGCACAGCGCCGCGACCCGCGTAGGTATTCCTACGCCGCCATAGTCTGCCCGGCCTTCCGCAACGGCGTCTGCTACAAGGGCGACGCGTGCGAGTACGCGCACGGGGTGTTCGAGTACTGGCTCCACCCTGCGCGTTACCGCACGCGCGCCTGCAATGCGGGCCTGTTGTGCACCCGCAAGGTCTGCTTCTTTGCTCACTCCTCGGACCAGCTGCGGGTCCCGCCACCCGAGTCGACCAAATCGTTCAAGTGTCGACAGCACCACAACAACTATGTCTATCGCCCCGTCGGAGATCACTTGCTGATGAGCGGTGCCAATGGAGCCACCTCAGTGCGGTCGCCAGAACGGTTGGCGACAAATAACAATGTTATTGTCGCCGACAGGTTCTCGGAATTTTTGAGCAGTTTGAGGGCATTGAAGTTAAGTGATCAGGAGGGCAATGGTGGTAGTGGTGAGGTGGATATGAGGGTTGACGAAAATGGGCTGCCGGAAACTTTGGAGGTTGATTGGGTTTCGGAGCTGTTGCAGTAA